The following proteins are encoded in a genomic region of Desulfomonilaceae bacterium:
- a CDS encoding Wzz/FepE/Etk N-terminal domain-containing protein: MSIDKPVPQNKPGIGSTPWDPSAFPHGHPPFPYQYSQGPGVSGYGQADDPDGSTKNFKDYLDVIIRRRMAVLLFLVVAVIVTILYLFYATPLYTSVARLEIIDKKDKSEKRLTGEDVDPRANTSTQIEILKSKTLGEAVVDRMKLAESKGDEAANFSLIGIPRHLFATISAWIKGASHDENSDDKGAQRRSALGGSLAKNLQAKPVRASNLLEVSITATSPQLAHDLLTNYLDTYLTNNLEKRRGETLQVSQWLRDEANTTETKLRTAESKLLDFAVDHSVLLSADGALGQVMSLLNKRFEGQWRSEETKLKAQALKDLKFPGAGPAPSQADQTYVNKLREEHSKLEADYTQMRGVYSPTYPKMVLMKRKMKFLEDKIAQVERNVVSGSIESAEKEENLYKVQVDEAKREVTRVKALEAEFSILKKEVESNSEFLKLIMKEIQETDIKGRTISNNMVIVDQPTTPRSPSWPKKDLVLLIGLAVGLIGGVGCAFVWESMDDTIQNPDDLSKFLHIRRLGVIPDVSKTGSYGDNELSQGVVEFLAYSRPKTPLADSLRNLQMSILFSNPGFQMKSFCFSSALPSEGKTLLAVSFASILCSGNSPRVVVVDMDLRKPRIHSVFGVPGTTPGISNVLSANGNAMPLSEVIHAHNAVAGLYFVTSGPVPSDSVSLLHSFNLKKVIDELYSTFDYVVFDCPPVLGFPDTPILARFLDGVVLVARQGYVGKNEVAEAIDQVTAIDGVNLLGLVFNRTYAPALYGYGYKYGYRYRGHYYHQSYKYYHDS, translated from the coding sequence ATGTCTATAGACAAGCCAGTTCCGCAAAATAAACCTGGAATCGGCTCGACGCCATGGGATCCGTCGGCTTTTCCTCATGGGCATCCCCCCTTCCCTTATCAATATTCACAGGGGCCCGGGGTTTCCGGTTACGGACAAGCGGATGATCCTGATGGCTCGACAAAAAACTTTAAAGACTATCTAGACGTAATTATACGGCGACGTATGGCCGTTTTGCTGTTTCTTGTAGTAGCGGTTATTGTTACTATCCTCTATTTGTTTTACGCTACCCCTCTTTACACCTCTGTCGCTCGCCTTGAAATCATCGACAAAAAAGATAAATCAGAAAAGAGGCTTACTGGTGAGGACGTAGATCCTCGTGCCAATACCAGCACTCAGATCGAAATCCTGAAATCCAAGACGTTGGGCGAAGCCGTCGTGGACCGCATGAAACTTGCTGAAAGCAAAGGAGATGAAGCGGCCAATTTTTCTTTGATTGGTATTCCACGTCATTTGTTTGCAACGATTTCGGCATGGATAAAAGGCGCTTCTCATGATGAGAATAGCGATGATAAGGGCGCTCAGAGACGCTCAGCCTTGGGAGGCTCATTGGCCAAGAATTTGCAAGCTAAACCCGTTAGAGCGAGTAACCTTCTGGAAGTGTCCATCACCGCTACATCACCACAATTGGCCCATGATCTTCTCACAAATTACCTTGACACATATTTGACAAACAATTTGGAAAAAAGAAGAGGTGAAACCTTACAGGTAAGTCAGTGGTTGAGAGACGAAGCGAATACTACTGAAACAAAATTAAGGACGGCAGAGTCTAAACTCCTCGATTTTGCGGTGGATCACAGCGTACTCCTGTCTGCTGACGGAGCATTGGGCCAAGTCATGTCCCTATTAAACAAGAGATTTGAGGGGCAATGGCGTTCTGAAGAAACCAAACTAAAGGCTCAAGCGCTGAAAGATTTAAAATTTCCTGGGGCTGGTCCTGCTCCCAGTCAAGCTGACCAGACTTACGTGAATAAACTTAGAGAAGAACACTCGAAGCTGGAAGCTGACTATACACAGATGCGTGGGGTTTATTCCCCTACTTATCCTAAAATGGTCCTGATGAAGCGAAAAATGAAATTCCTTGAGGATAAAATTGCTCAAGTGGAACGAAATGTCGTTTCTGGATCGATAGAATCTGCAGAAAAAGAAGAAAATCTTTACAAGGTACAGGTGGATGAAGCCAAACGGGAGGTAACCAGAGTAAAGGCGCTCGAAGCGGAATTCTCAATCCTCAAAAAAGAGGTTGAGTCAAATTCCGAGTTTCTCAAGTTGATTATGAAGGAAATTCAGGAGACGGATATAAAAGGAAGAACCATTAGTAACAATATGGTCATTGTAGATCAACCGACTACGCCCAGATCCCCTTCCTGGCCGAAGAAGGATCTCGTTCTGTTGATCGGATTGGCGGTCGGCCTCATAGGCGGAGTGGGATGCGCTTTTGTTTGGGAGAGCATGGATGACACAATTCAGAACCCTGACGATTTGAGTAAGTTCCTTCATATACGACGTTTGGGCGTTATTCCGGATGTTTCAAAAACGGGAAGTTATGGGGATAACGAACTGTCGCAAGGCGTTGTTGAATTTTTAGCATATTCCCGCCCCAAGACTCCTCTGGCAGATTCGTTAAGAAATCTACAAATGTCAATACTGTTTTCAAACCCCGGGTTTCAAATGAAAAGCTTTTGCTTTTCCAGCGCATTGCCTTCTGAAGGTAAGACTTTGTTGGCAGTGTCCTTCGCTTCTATTCTCTGCAGTGGGAATAGCCCAAGAGTCGTGGTCGTTGACATGGATTTGCGTAAACCTCGAATCCATTCAGTTTTCGGTGTTCCGGGAACGACTCCTGGTATTTCGAATGTTCTAAGTGCGAACGGCAATGCCATGCCGCTATCCGAGGTCATTCATGCGCATAATGCGGTCGCGGGGCTGTATTTTGTCACCTCTGGCCCGGTGCCGTCCGATTCAGTAAGTCTGCTGCACTCTTTTAACCTGAAAAAGGTTATAGATGAACTATATTCGACATTTGATTACGTCGTGTTTGATTGTCCACCTGTTTTGGGGTTTCCTGATACCCCTATCCTGGCTCGATTTTTGGATGGCGTGGTCTTGGTCGCTCGGCAGGGTTACGTAGGTAAGAATGAAGTAGCCGAAGCAATTGATCAGGTTACCGCAATTGATGGAGTAAATCTTTTGGGCCTGGTGTTTAATCGAACTTATGCTCCGGCTCTATATGGTTATGGGTACAAATACGGCTATCGTTATCGAGGGCACTATTACCACCAGAGCTACAAGTATTACCACGATTCATAG